One window from the genome of Nicotiana tomentosiformis chromosome 5, ASM39032v3, whole genome shotgun sequence encodes:
- the LOC138892564 gene encoding uncharacterized protein: MRDFIQLLTRLVAAQARRQEVGIGHADRSVSARVRDFINLDPPVFTGADPSEDPQVFIDRMQRTLRVMKATATDSVELASYRLQDIAFNWYESWELSRGEEAPPMVWQEFTEVFLRDYLPPELRWDRVDRFLTLRQGNMSVQEYSLQFDSLARYAPIIVSKMEDRVHRFMMGLEPHLLNDCISVSLQVDMDISRIQAYAQGVEERKQK; encoded by the coding sequence atgagagatttTATTCAGCTGttaactcgattagtagccgcacaggctcggcgtcaggaagtaggtattggtcatgcagataggtccgttagtgcgagggttcgtgatttcattaatttggaccctccggtattcactggGGCAGATCCAagtgaggaccctcaggtatttattgatagaatgcagaggactttgagggtaatgaaggccactgcgactgactcagttgagctagcttcctatagactccaaGACATTGCatttaattggtacgagtcttgggaattATCCAGAGGGGAGGAAGCCCCTCCAAtggtatggcaggagtttacagaaGTTTTTCTTCGTGATTATCTACCACCAGAGCTTAGATGGGatagagttgataggttcttgacccttcggcagggtaacatgagtgtgcaggagtacagtcttcagtttgattcgttggctaggtatgctcccattattgtatctaagatggaggatcgggttcaccggttcatgATGGGGTTAGAGCCGCACTTGCTTAACGATTGTATATCGGTCTCACTTCAGGTagacatggatatttctcgtattcaggcatatgcTCAGGGTGTTGAGGAGCGTAAGCAGAAatag